Proteins co-encoded in one Bubalus bubalis isolate 160015118507 breed Murrah chromosome 7, NDDB_SH_1, whole genome shotgun sequence genomic window:
- the MTHFD2L gene encoding probable bifunctional methylenetetrahydrofolate dehydrogenase/cyclohydrolase 2 isoform X6, which yields MTVVARGFWLLRGRLGRVSALSRIAESPFVAPGAAGQAFRGFRSSGMRTSREKRFHLPEVATVCLPTCPHPRSSLLTHY from the exons ATGACAGTGGTGGCCCGCGGCTTCTGGCTGCTCCGCGGCCGCCTGGGCCGAGTGTCGGCGCTGAGCCGGATCGCTGAGTCGCCCTTCGTGGCGCCAGGAGCGGCAGGGCAGGCGTTCCGGGGCTTTCGGAGCAGCGGCATGAG GACCAGCAGAGAGAAGAGATTCCATCTTCCAGAGGTCGCCACTGTCTGCCTCCCCACTTGTCCCCATCCTCGGTCATCtcttttaacacattattga